A DNA window from Daucus carota subsp. sativus chromosome 3, DH1 v3.0, whole genome shotgun sequence contains the following coding sequences:
- the LOC108211761 gene encoding pentatricopeptide repeat-containing protein At1g02060, chloroplastic, whose protein sequence is MFSRQSTSLFFKHLPIFQHNYSSQTLNPTPIKKSKKASTKSKTARSLAQLINTHNPTWESHLSPTSLSQTTVLHTLRLIKTPSQALHFFIWAHKNGFSHTHQSYFLMLQILSQSRNFNIARNFLFSVEKKSNGAVKIDDKFFNELIRSYANAGLFSESVKLFEKMKSVGVFPSVYTFNSLFVILMSRGRIGMVYELFDEMLKTYGVTPDNFTFNILIKGFCRNGKVDEGFRFFNEMMKSGCQPDVVTYNTLVDGLCRVGKVKIAHNVVKGMVKKSGDLNLKPNVVTYTTLIRGYCGKQEIDEALDVLKVMVDCGLTPSDITYNTLIQGLCGAQKLDKIKEVLEGSLGGSQFVPDACTFNTLINAHCSAGNVDEAVKVFEKMAELKVQPDSATYGILIGSFCQNKDYEKSEKLLDELLKKEILLQDGGCKPLVAAYNPIFEYLCGIGKSATADRLFRQLMRRGTQDPVSFKTLIMGHCREGKFNAGYELLVIMLRRDFMPDAEIYESIINGVLQQGEPKLAHDTLEKMLRSSHLPPTPMFHSVLTELIKNNCVSQSASLLMLMLEKRITPNIGLSTDVVKLLFKNGTRDKAIEILRVVYENGYTLKMSELIVYLCQSKRLPEAHETLMICLGKDQTVDSDICSTVIAGLCKIHKVSKAFELYYELLEKGFGKSLSCLNDLRDALEAEGRSKEAKFVTLRMPKQH, encoded by the coding sequence ATGTTCTCTCGCCAATCCACATCTCTTTTCTTCAAACATCTCCCCATCTTTCAACACAATTACTCCTCTCAAACACTTAATCCCACCCCAATCAAGAAGTCAAAAAAAGCATCAACAAAGAGCAAAACAGCTCGAAGCCTAGCTCAACTAATCAACACCCACAACCCCACTTGGGAATCTCATCTCTCTCCTACATCTCTCTCCCAAACCACCGTTCTCCACACTCTCCGTCTCATCAAAACCCCATCACAAGCCCTTCATTTCTTCATCTGGGCCCACAAGAATGGCTTCTCCCACACTCACCAGTCTTACTTTCTCATGCTTCAGATCCTGTCCCAATCCAGGAACTTCAATATTGCTAGGAATTTCCTTTTCTCTGTCGAGAAAAAGTCGAATGGGGCAGTCAAGATTGATGATAAGTTCTTTAATGAGTTGATTAGGAGTTATGCGAATGCCGGGCTTTTTAGTGAGTCTGTTAAGCTTTTTGAGAAGATGAAATCAGTTGGGGTGTTCCCTTCTGTTTATACATTTAATAgtctttttgtaattttgatgaGCCGGGGTCGAATTGGGATGGTGTATGagctgtttgatgaaatgcttaAGACGTATGGCGTTACGCCTGataattttacttttaatatattgaTCAAAGGGTTTTGTAGGAATGGGAAGGTGGATGAAGGGTTTAGGTTTTTTAATGAGATGATGAAGAGTGGTTGTCAACCGGATGTTGTTACATATAATACGCTTGTGGATGGATTGTGCAGGGTTGGGAAGGTGAAAATCGCGCATAATGTGGTGAAGGGTATGGTGAAAAAGAGTGGagatttgaatttgaaacctAATGTTGTTACTTATACGACGTTGATTAGAGGGTATTGTGGGAAACAAGAGATTGATGAGGCGTTGGATGTTTTGAAGGTAATGGTTGATTGTGGACTAACACCAAGTGATATAacatataatacattgattcAAGGTCTTTGTGGTGCACAAAAGCTTGATAAGATCAAAGAAGTTTTGGAGGGAAGTTTAGGTGGCAGTCAATTTGTTCCTGATGCTTGTACTTTCAATACATTGATCAATGCTCACTGTAGTGCTGGGAATGTGGATGAAGCAGTGAAGGTTTTTGAGAAGATGGCAGAATTGAAGGTCCAACCGGACTCTGCCACATATGGTATTCTGATCGGGAGTTTCTGTCAGAACAAGGATTATGAGAAATCAGAGAAGCTGCTTGATGAGTTGTTGAAAAAGGAAATATTGTTACAAGATGGTGGATGTAAGCCTCTTGTTGCTGCATATAATCCCATATTTGAGTATTTGTGTGGTATTGGAAAAAGTGCAACAGCTGACAGATTGTTTAGACAACTGATGAGAAGAGGAACACAAGACCCCGTGTCCTTTAAAACCTTGATCATGGGACACTGTAGGGAAGGTAAATTTAATGCTGGCTACGAGCTGTTGGTTATCATGCTGCGGAGGGATTTTATGCCTGATGCAGAGATTTACGAGTCCATAATCAACGGGGTATTGCAACAGGGCGAACCAAAACTTGCCCATGACACTTTAGAGAAGATGCTAAGGAGTTCCCATCTTCCTCCAACACCTATGTTTCATTCTGTTCTTACCGAGCTTATTAAAAACAATTGTGTTAGTCAATCTGCTAGCCTTCTGATGTTAATGTTGGAAAAAAGAATAACACCAAACATTGGTCTTTCAACAGATGTGGTGAAGCTGCTATTCAAGAATGGGACACGAGATAAAGCAATCGAGATCCTGAGGGTTGTTTATGAGAACGGGTATACATTAAAAATGAGTGAATTGATTGTTTATCTCTGTCAAAGCAAAAGACTGCCAGAAGCACACGAAACATTGATGATTTGCCTGGGAAAGGATCAAACTGTTGATTCGGATATATGCAGTACAGTTATAGCGGGACTCTGTAAAATTCATAAAGTTTCGAAAGCATTTGAATTGTACTACGAATTGTTAGAGAAAGGGTTTGGAAAATCTCTGAGTTGCCTGAATGATTTAAGAGATGCTCTTGAAGCTGAAGGGAGATCAAAGGAAGCCAAATTTGTCACTCTGAGGATGCCAAAACAGCACTAA
- the LOC108214451 gene encoding translocase of chloroplast 34, whose translation MASPLIREWTGIQQFPPATQTTLIELLAQLKEKDVSELTILVMGKGGVGKSSTVNSIIGERAVTVSAFQSENPRPVMVSRLRSGFTFNIIDTPGLVEGGYVNDQALEMIKRFLLNKTIDVLLYVDRLDAYRVDNLDRQIVNAITDSFGKDIWRRGIVVLTHAQLSPPDGLGYDEFFSRRSEALLKVVGLGAKIKKIQDAIPVVLVENSGRCTKNDSDEKILPNGVAWIPNVVKTITEVVSNGSKSIFVDKKLIDGPNPNEKGKWFIPLIAAFQYFFIVGHYQNLIKKDIAAEKESSKS comes from the exons ATGGCGTCTCCGCTAATCCGAGAATGGACCGGAATTCAACAGTTTCCACCTGCCACACAAACCACACTCATTGAATTGTTGGCGCAGCTGAAGGAAAAG GATGTGAGCGAATTGACAATCCTTGTTATGGGGAAAGGCGGTGTTGGAAAATCTTCAACCGTGAACTCGATCATTGGGGAGAGAGCGGTTACTGTCAGTGCTTTCCAA TCAGAAAACCCAAGGCCTGTGATGGTTTCAAGATTGCGATCTGGATTtacatttaatattattgatacTCCAGGGCTTGTTGAGGGAGGATATGTGAATGATCAGGCTCTCGAGATGATTAAAAG GTTTCTTTTGAACAAGACAATAGATGTGCTACTATATGTGGACCGCCTGGATGCATATAGGGTGGACAACTTGGATCGTCAGATAGTTAATGCTATTACTGATAGTTTTGGTAAGGATATTTGGCGTAGGGGTATAGTTGTCCTCACACATGCTCAGCTCTCTCCACCAGATGGTTTGGGGTATGATGAATTTTTTTCCAGAAGATCAGAGGCGCTGTTGAAAGTTGTTGGCCTTGGAGCTAAGATTAAAAAGATTCAG GACGCGATCCCTGTTGTTTTGGTTGAAAACAGTGGAAGATGTACTAAGAATGATAGTGATGAGAAG ATTCTTCCCAATGGAGTTGCCTGGATTCCCAACGTGGTGAAAACTATAACAGAAGTTGTTTCAAATGGAAGCAAAAGTATCTTTGTTGACAAAAAATTGATTGATGGGCCAAATCCAAATGAAAAAGGGAAATGGTTTATTCCATTAATTGCGGCATTCCAA TACTTCTTCATAGTCGGTCACTaccaaaatttaatcaaaaaggaTATCGCAGCAGAGAAAGAATCATCCAAGTCCTAA
- the LOC108214450 gene encoding uncharacterized protein LOC108214450 gives MAVLRSISLGNSAPSSSETLFFHKAAKITPRLVTLGLITNAAASSGSGIEYTEQLTGAKPTPKRRKIAGIDQHELLEPALLADSDSCFYEFKGLQIHYKVCHTESEAMPDETSSQLPYKMIKLGIPMILLHGFGASLFSWNRVMKPLAQLSFSRVLAFDRPAFGLTSRVNPFEQLSPSQKDTKPLNPYSTMFSALATLNFIDFLKSDKAIIFGHSAGALVAVQAYLEAPDRVAALILVAPAILAPPFQQKIDPKIQSTADEQTQRDTSNSEVPSNLLNRICNVLSKIYRYIAQAISFVVKRVVDFFKSLYKKALVALLRSTIGVILIRIVIDKFGELAVKNSWHDSKKITDHDLYGYKKPLRAKGWEKALLEFTAATLADSASESKPVSARLNEISCPVLILTGDNDRLVPAWNAKRLSQSIPGSCFEVIKNCGHLPHEETPDEFLSAVANFLYNTFGDLQAQPV, from the exons ATGGCAGTTTTGAGGAGCATTTCCTTAGGAAATTCAGCTCCATCTTCCTCAGAAACACTGTTTTTTCATAAGGCTGCCAAAATTACACCAAGATTAGTAACACTTGGTCTCATCACCAATGCTGCTGCCTCCTCAGGCTCTGGCATCGAGTATACAG AGCAACTTACTGGAGCAAAGCCTACTCCAAAAAGGCGTAAAATAGCTGGGATTGATCAACATGAATTACTTGAACCAGCACTTTTAGCGGACTCTGATAGTTGTTTTTACGAGTTTAAGGGGTTGCAGATTCATTACAAGGTGTGTCACACAGAATCAGAAGCCATGCCAGATGAGACAAGTTCTCAGTTGCCCTACAAGATGATAAAACTTGGTATTCCTATGATCCTGTTACATGGATTCGGAGCCTCACTTTTCTCATGGAATCGAGTTATGAAGCCTCTGGCTCAACTCAGTTTTTCAAGAGTTCTTGCCTTTGATAGACCAGCCTTTGGCTTGACATCAAGAGTGAATCCGTTTGAACAATTGTCTCCTAGTCAGAAGGATACAAAACCCTTAAATCCTTATTCAACCATGTTTTCAGCACTGGCAACGTTGAATTTTATCGACTTCTTAAAATCCGATAAAGCAATTATATTCGG GCACTCAGCTGGTGCACTTGTTGCTGTTCAAGCATACCTTGAAGCTCCTGACCGCGTTGCTGCTTTAATTCTTGTCGCCCCCGCCATTCTAGCCCCCCCCTTCCAACAGAAGATTGACCCAAAAATTCAATCTACAGCAGATGAACAGACTCAAAGGGACACCTCAAATTCAGAAGTTCCTTCAAATCTACTTAATAGGATCTGCAACGTTCTGTCaaagatatatagatatattgCACAAGCAATATCCTTTGTGGTGAAAAGAGTGGTTGATTTCTTCAAATCTCTGTATAAGAAAGCATTAGTAGCACTCCTACGATCCACCATTGGCGTGATATTG ATAAGGATTGTAATAGATAAGTTCGGTGAACTTGCTGTTAAAAATTCTTGGCACGATTCAAAGAAAATCACGGATCATGATCTATATGGTTATAAAAAG CCACTGAGAGCAAAGGGCTGGGAGAAGGCACTTCTTGAATTTACAGCAGCAACTCTTGCTGATTCTGCATCTGAATCCAAACCAGTATCTGCAAGACTGAATGAAATTTCATGTCCAG TTCTCATTCTGACCGGAGATAATGACCGGCTTGTCCCTGCTTGGAATGCCAAGAGACTGTCCCAAAGCATACCAGGATCTTGCTTTGAAGTAATCAAGAATTGTGGCCACTTGCCACATGAAGAAACACCAGATGAATTTTTGTCTGCAGTTGCTAATTTCCTGTACAACACTTTTGGTGATTTACAAGCTCAACCAGTTTAA